A single genomic interval of Megalobrama amblycephala isolate DHTTF-2021 linkage group LG15, ASM1881202v1, whole genome shotgun sequence harbors:
- the rassf10a gene encoding ras association domain-containing protein 10 has protein sequence MEQEESKISVWVCREEKLVSGLSRRTTCADVVKVLLEDQNLQQKGSMLSGTPQSYCIVEKWRGFERILPNKTKILRLWGAWGDEQENVRFVLVRSDASLPNSGPRSAEARVVLSKESPSTARTTMPFSQEKQRRIVRKAFRKLDKINRKKEEASKDKSAEKMETLVHLIISQDHTIRQQVQRIKELDSEIERYESKVHFDRMKVHGVNYVQDTYMLDQGLDTDSSAHPDASFAQFEEYASRCDQVIQLQEELTEREALMEILTGEIQEELNQRWMRRRQEELSNKDAESTGEETALKVTSVPEEPVPDLLTDSELQLEEERIKTQLDTSLYIGLRLNTDLETVKSDLDMSQELLDAKEQELRELLEKVHRLDELEGKETEDSKDEAETEQLPSVDNVWVEQARGLSKTCANDDDSDTGLSSMHSQDSDNTPVCESLV, from the coding sequence ATGGAACAAGAGGAGAGCAAAATCTCGGTGTGGGTATGCCGGGAGGAGAAGCTGGTGTCCGGACTGTCCAGACGCACCACCTGCGCGGACGTGGTGAAAGTGCTGCTGGAGGACCAGAACTTACAGCAGAAGGGCTCGATGCTCAGCGGTACTCCACAGTCGTACTGTATCGTGGAGAAATGGAGGGGTTTCGAGCGGATTCTGCCGAATAAAACCAAAATCCTTCGGCTGTGGGGCGCTTGGGGCGACGAGCAGGAAAACGTGCGCTTCGTCCTGGTCAGAAGCGATGCGTCGCTGCCCAACAGCGGACCGAGGAGCGCCGAGGCTCGGGTCGTGCTCAGCAAAGAGAGCCCCAGCACTGCCAGAACCACCATGccattttcacaggaaaaacaGCGGAGGATTGTGCGGAAGGCGTTCAGAAAGTTGGATAAAATTAATAGGAAGAAAGAGGAGGCTTCCAAAGACAAATCTGCGGAGAAAATGGAAACGCTCGTTCATCTCATCATTTCGCAGGATCATACTATTCGACAGCAGGTACAGCGAATAAAAGAGTTGGACAGTGAAATCGAGAGGTATGAATCTAAAGTTCACTTTGACAGAATGAAAGTACACGGCGTGAACTATGTGCAAGACACGTATATGCTCGACCAGGGCTTGGACACCGATTCCAGCGCGCATCCGGACGCGTCCTTTGCGCAGTTTGAGGAATACGCGTCACGCTGCGACCAAGTCATTCAACTTCAGGAGGAACTAACCGAGAGGGAGGCTCTGATGGAGATACTTACCGGTGAAATACAAGAAGAACTCAACCAAAGGTGGATGAGACGGCGGCAGGAGGAGCTCTCCAACAAAGACGCGGAGAGCACTGGAGAAGAAACGGCTCTCAAGGTGACTTCGGTCCCTGAGGAGCCGGTCCCGGACCTCCTAACGGACAGTGAACTCCAATTAGAGGAGGAGAGGATCAAAACACAACTGGATACGAGTTTATACATCGGGCTGCGCTTGAACACCGATCTGGAGACGGTGAAGAGCGACTTAGATATGAGTCAGGAGCTTTTGGACGCGAAGGAACAGGAGCTGAGGGAATTACTTGAAAAGGTTCACAGATTAGACGAGCTGGAAGGAAAAGAGACTGAAGACAGCAAAGATGAGGCTGAAACTGAACAATTGCCTTCCGTAGACAATGTTTGGGTCGAGCAGGCGAGGGGACTGTCAAAAACATGCGCCAATGATGATGATTCAGACACCGGACTGAGTTCAATGCACAGCCAAGACTCGGATAACACACCTGTCTGTGAGTCACTTGTGTGA